In one window of Longimicrobium sp. DNA:
- a CDS encoding MFS transporter encodes MTRRPRLNFLQMFNMSFGFLGIQFGWGLQLANMSAVYEKLGARPDEVPLLWLAAPVTGLLVQPIVGALSDRTWGPLGRRRPYFLTGAILASIALFFMPTSSALWMAAGLLWILDASINISMEPFRAFVADKLDTSQRTAGFVMQSFFIGVGASLANALPFILRWMGVTGNTASGIPLTVKYSFQAGAVVFLLCVLWTVVTTTEFPPEDPAAFDRARRGRSGLAHLFGEIGESIGQMPQTMKQLAVVQLFTWLGLFCMWLFFVPTVARHVFGATDPQSELYTQGIEWGGFVFAFYSITCFAVAFALPKLARATSRKSTHAISLVCGAIGLLSVYLIHDRWLLLVTMVGVGIAWASILSMPYAILSGALPASRMGVYMGIFNFFIVIPEIVASLTFGPIIRTVFGQDNPNAPLYMVMTGGVCLLIAAALVARVNDVGERAGGEEAMIAADEHEPFMIQESAQPVPSDALINPDPADRS; translated from the coding sequence GTGACCAGACGACCGCGCCTGAACTTCCTGCAGATGTTCAACATGAGCTTCGGCTTCCTCGGCATCCAGTTCGGATGGGGGCTGCAGCTCGCCAACATGTCGGCCGTGTACGAGAAGCTGGGCGCGCGGCCCGACGAGGTGCCCCTGCTCTGGCTGGCCGCGCCGGTGACGGGGCTGCTCGTCCAGCCCATCGTCGGCGCGCTGAGCGACCGCACCTGGGGGCCGCTGGGGCGGCGCCGGCCGTACTTCCTGACGGGCGCCATCCTGGCCTCCATCGCCCTCTTCTTCATGCCGACCTCCAGCGCGCTGTGGATGGCGGCGGGGCTGCTGTGGATCCTCGACGCGTCGATCAACATCTCCATGGAGCCGTTCCGCGCGTTCGTGGCCGACAAGCTCGACACCAGCCAGCGCACCGCCGGCTTCGTGATGCAGTCGTTCTTCATCGGCGTGGGCGCGTCTCTCGCCAACGCGCTGCCGTTCATCCTGCGCTGGATGGGGGTCACGGGGAACACGGCCAGCGGCATCCCGCTCACGGTGAAGTACTCGTTCCAGGCCGGCGCCGTCGTCTTCCTCCTCTGCGTGCTGTGGACGGTGGTGACGACGACCGAGTTCCCGCCCGAGGACCCGGCGGCGTTCGACCGCGCGCGCCGTGGCCGCAGCGGGCTGGCGCACCTGTTCGGCGAGATCGGCGAGTCGATCGGGCAGATGCCGCAGACCATGAAGCAGCTGGCGGTGGTGCAGCTCTTCACCTGGCTGGGGCTGTTCTGCATGTGGCTCTTCTTCGTCCCCACCGTGGCGCGGCACGTGTTCGGCGCGACGGACCCGCAGAGCGAGCTGTACACGCAGGGGATCGAGTGGGGCGGCTTCGTGTTCGCGTTCTACTCCATCACCTGCTTCGCGGTGGCGTTCGCGCTGCCGAAGCTGGCGCGGGCGACGAGCCGCAAGTCGACGCACGCGATCTCGCTCGTCTGTGGCGCCATCGGGCTGCTGAGCGTGTACCTGATCCACGACAGGTGGCTGCTGCTGGTCACCATGGTGGGGGTGGGGATCGCGTGGGCGTCGATCCTGTCGATGCCGTACGCCATCCTCTCGGGCGCGCTGCCGGCCAGCCGGATGGGCGTGTACATGGGGATCTTCAACTTCTTCATCGTGATCCCCGAGATCGTGGCCTCGCTCACCTTCGGGCCCATCATCCGCACCGTGTTCGGGCAGGACAACCCCAACGCGCCGCTGTACATGGTGATGACGGGCGGCGTGTGCCTGCTGATCGCCGCCGCGCTGGTGGCGCGCGTGAACGACGTCGGCGAGCGCGCCGGCGGCGAGGAGGCGATGATCGCCGCCGACGAGCACGAGCCGTTCATGATCCAGGAGTCCGCCCAGCCCGTCCCCAGCGACGCGCTGATCAACCCGGACCCCGCCGACCGGTCGTGA
- the treF gene encoding alpha,alpha-trehalase TreF, with translation MMRCIEPGTNVSMKTRAQHCRLGTARLCDVLATHRTGPPRSLSVRTPARVVALAAMLALAACGGPRTTPAAPQAAAVYDPSRALGELFHDVQVAGVFPDSKTFVDARPLRAPEEIAARYAAERGTAVGFDLRAFVGREFELPRAAGEGFHADTSRAMEDHIRALWPALTRPPDRADARSSLIPLPNPYVIPGGRFREVYYWDSYFTMLGLVESGRTDLVRSMLDNFAHLVRTAGHVPNGNRTYYLSRSQPPYFAAMVGLYARATDTAQALRWLDALEAEHAFWMDGSERLAPGTANRRVVRLPDGAVLNRYWDDRPEPRPESYREDWTLAQTVPEAARERFFRNVRAAAESGWDFSSRWMRDPADLRTLETTELAPVDLNSLLYHAERTIAALHRFRGRAEDAEAAARFGQMAYERRRALLAAAWDSADGWFYDVRWRSGERVRDRPTLAAAAALYFGLASPEQGRAVADRLGRDFLKPGGFVTTLVRSGQQWDAPNGWPPLQWLAMEGVRRYGRAALADTARGRWLALNRRTYRATGRMMEKYDVVDAHRPAGGGEYPTQDGFGWTNGVALALIAQERQGVTRPLAPAVRQ, from the coding sequence ATGATGCGCTGCATAGAGCCAGGAACTAATGTCTCCATGAAGACGCGTGCGCAACACTGTCGTCTCGGAACCGCAAGGCTGTGTGACGTGCTTGCCACCCATCGAACCGGCCCCCCGCGAAGCCTGAGCGTTCGCACGCCGGCACGCGTGGTCGCTCTCGCCGCGATGCTCGCGCTCGCGGCGTGCGGGGGACCGCGAACGACGCCTGCCGCGCCGCAGGCCGCCGCGGTATACGATCCGTCGCGCGCGCTGGGGGAGCTCTTCCACGACGTACAGGTGGCCGGCGTCTTCCCCGACTCGAAGACGTTCGTCGATGCGCGGCCGCTGCGGGCGCCGGAGGAGATCGCAGCGCGTTACGCGGCCGAGCGCGGCACGGCGGTCGGATTCGATCTCCGCGCGTTCGTCGGGCGCGAGTTCGAGCTCCCGCGCGCGGCGGGCGAAGGCTTCCACGCGGACACCTCGCGGGCGATGGAGGACCACATCCGCGCGCTCTGGCCGGCGCTGACGCGGCCGCCGGACCGGGCGGACGCGCGCTCCTCCCTCATCCCCCTGCCGAATCCGTACGTCATTCCCGGGGGGCGCTTCCGCGAGGTGTACTACTGGGACTCGTACTTCACCATGCTGGGGCTGGTGGAGAGCGGGCGGACGGACCTGGTGCGCAGCATGCTCGACAACTTCGCGCACCTGGTCCGCACCGCCGGGCACGTCCCCAACGGCAACCGCACCTACTACCTGAGCCGCAGCCAACCGCCGTACTTCGCGGCGATGGTGGGGCTGTACGCGCGGGCCACCGACACCGCGCAGGCGCTGCGCTGGCTCGACGCGCTGGAGGCGGAGCACGCGTTCTGGATGGATGGGAGCGAGCGCCTGGCGCCAGGGACGGCGAACCGCCGGGTGGTCCGCCTCCCTGACGGGGCGGTGCTGAACCGCTACTGGGACGACCGCCCGGAGCCGCGCCCCGAGTCGTACCGCGAGGACTGGACGCTGGCGCAGACGGTGCCCGAGGCGGCGCGCGAGCGCTTCTTCCGCAACGTGCGCGCGGCGGCGGAAAGCGGGTGGGACTTCTCCAGCCGCTGGATGCGCGATCCCGCCGACCTGCGCACGCTGGAGACGACCGAGCTCGCGCCCGTCGACCTCAACTCGCTGCTGTACCACGCCGAGCGCACCATCGCGGCCTTGCACCGCTTCCGCGGCAGGGCGGAGGATGCGGAGGCGGCGGCGCGCTTCGGTCAAATGGCGTACGAGCGGCGCCGCGCGCTCCTGGCCGCGGCGTGGGATTCGGCAGATGGCTGGTTCTACGACGTCCGCTGGCGCAGCGGCGAGCGCGTCCGCGACCGCCCGACGCTGGCCGCGGCGGCCGCGCTGTACTTCGGCCTGGCGTCGCCCGAGCAGGGCCGCGCGGTGGCCGACCGGCTGGGGCGCGACTTCCTGAAGCCGGGGGGATTCGTCACCACGCTCGTCCGCTCGGGCCAGCAGTGGGACGCGCCGAACGGGTGGCCGCCGCTGCAGTGGCTGGCGATGGAGGGCGTGCGGAGATACGGCCGCGCCGCGCTCGCGGACACCGCGAGGGGGAGATGGCTGGCGCTGAACCGGCGGACGTATCGCGCCACCGGGAGGATGATGGAGAAGTACGACGTGGTCGACGCCCACCGCCCCGCCGGCGGCGGCGAGTATCCCACGCAGGACGGCTTCGGCTGGACCAACGGCGTCGCCCTCGCGCTGATCGCGCAGGAGAGGCAGGGCGTGACCCGACCGCTCGCGCCGGCCGTGAGGCAATAG
- a CDS encoding alpha-amylase family glycosyl hydrolase — MRRIALPTLCAALLACAASAAAQPARPAAPLPDWRRGGVCYEVFVRSFYDSNGDGIGDLNGLTQKLDYINDGNPATQRDLGADCIWLMPVAESPSYHGYDVSNYYRVEPDYGTNDDFKRFMAEAHRRGIRVLVDMVLNHASSEHPYFQAALRDTTSPYRAWFRWSPQPQGNGPWGGPAWRKSPVRDEYFYGVFWEGMPDLNYATPAVRAEANRVADFWLREMGVDGFRLDAVPYLVEEGTVLAGSPGTHTLLHEYGDHVRAVNPRAWTVGEVWDSTGAMLKYYPDQLDSYFTFEISDAVLKAVDTGSAGGMLDGYMRLQGANLPGWRYSPFLRNHDQTRTMTVLKGDRAKARMATTLLLTLPGLPFVYYGEEIGMTGDKPDERLRTPMQWSAGPGVGFTRGTPWEAPQGDAATVNVASQENDPGSLLNLHRRLIHLRTSNPALAMGRLIPLVTANELVAAYLRREGNRAVLVVANLGNVTQTRPALASEAGALPAGRYALRNLLGGAAGAPLRVGADGRVTGYVPVATLGPREARVFELVRPTR; from the coding sequence ATGCGCCGCATCGCCCTGCCCACCCTGTGTGCCGCGCTCCTCGCCTGCGCCGCGTCGGCGGCCGCGCAGCCCGCCCGCCCCGCCGCGCCGCTGCCGGACTGGCGCCGCGGCGGCGTCTGCTACGAGGTGTTCGTCCGCTCGTTCTACGACAGCAACGGCGACGGCATCGGCGACCTCAACGGGCTGACGCAGAAGCTCGACTACATCAACGACGGCAATCCCGCCACGCAGCGCGATCTCGGCGCCGACTGCATCTGGCTGATGCCCGTGGCCGAGAGTCCCAGCTATCACGGCTACGACGTCTCCAACTACTACCGCGTGGAGCCGGACTACGGGACGAACGACGACTTCAAGCGCTTCATGGCCGAGGCGCACCGCCGCGGCATCCGCGTCCTTGTCGACATGGTGCTGAACCACGCGTCGAGCGAGCACCCGTACTTCCAGGCGGCGCTGCGCGACACCACCTCACCCTACCGCGCCTGGTTCCGCTGGTCGCCGCAGCCGCAGGGGAACGGGCCGTGGGGCGGGCCCGCGTGGCGCAAGTCGCCCGTGCGCGACGAGTACTTCTACGGGGTGTTCTGGGAGGGGATGCCGGACCTGAACTACGCCACCCCCGCGGTGCGCGCGGAGGCGAACAGGGTCGCCGACTTCTGGCTGCGGGAGATGGGGGTGGACGGCTTCCGCCTCGACGCCGTCCCCTATCTGGTCGAGGAGGGGACGGTGCTCGCGGGATCGCCAGGGACGCACACGCTGCTGCACGAGTACGGCGACCACGTCCGCGCCGTGAACCCCCGTGCGTGGACCGTGGGCGAGGTGTGGGACAGCACCGGGGCGATGCTGAAGTACTATCCCGACCAGCTCGACTCGTACTTCACCTTCGAGATCTCCGACGCGGTGCTGAAGGCGGTCGACACCGGCTCGGCGGGGGGGATGCTGGACGGCTACATGCGGCTGCAGGGGGCGAATCTCCCCGGCTGGCGCTACTCGCCGTTCCTGCGCAACCACGACCAGACGCGCACGATGACGGTGCTGAAGGGCGATCGGGCGAAGGCGCGGATGGCGACGACGCTCCTGCTCACCCTCCCCGGCCTCCCCTTCGTCTACTACGGCGAGGAGATCGGGATGACGGGCGACAAGCCCGACGAGCGCCTGCGCACGCCCATGCAGTGGAGCGCCGGCCCCGGCGTCGGCTTCACCCGCGGCACGCCGTGGGAGGCGCCGCAGGGGGATGCCGCGACGGTGAACGTCGCATCGCAGGAGAACGATCCCGGCTCGCTCCTCAACCTCCACCGCCGGCTGATCCACCTCCGCACCTCCAACCCGGCGCTGGCGATGGGGCGGCTGATCCCGCTGGTCACCGCGAACGAGCTCGTGGCCGCCTACCTGCGCCGCGAGGGGAACCGCGCCGTGCTGGTGGTCGCCAACCTGGGAAACGTGACGCAGACGCGGCCCGCGCTGGCCTCCGAGGCCGGAGCGCTGCCGGCGGGACGGTACGCGCTGCGGAACCTGCTCGGCGGGGCGGCGGGGGCGCCGCTGCGCGTGGGCGCCGACGGACGCGTGACGGGCTACGTTCCAGTCGCGACGCTGGGCCCGCGCGAGGCGCGCGTCTTCGAGCTCGTGCGCCCCACGCGTTGA
- a CDS encoding VOC family protein — protein MSGARIAHAAVWARDEDGLERLRAFYERHFGARAGKRYESARRPGFVSYFLAFPGDDGAVWLELMTAPELAPRPDGEAVGYAHLALSLGSRAAVDEAAARLVDAGVPLVSAPRVTGDGYYEAVVRDPEGNLLEITE, from the coding sequence GTGAGCGGCGCGCGGATCGCGCACGCGGCGGTGTGGGCGCGCGACGAGGACGGGCTGGAGCGGCTGCGCGCCTTCTACGAGCGCCACTTCGGCGCGCGCGCGGGGAAGCGGTACGAGAGCGCGCGGCGCCCCGGCTTCGTCTCGTACTTCCTCGCGTTTCCGGGGGATGACGGGGCGGTGTGGCTGGAGCTGATGACGGCGCCGGAGCTCGCGCCACGGCCGGACGGCGAGGCGGTGGGATACGCGCACCTGGCGCTGTCGCTCGGCTCGCGAGCGGCGGTGGACGAGGCGGCGGCGCGGCTCGTGGACGCCGGCGTGCCGCTGGTCTCCGCCCCGCGCGTCACGGGCGACGGCTACTACGAGGCCGTCGTCCGCGACCCCGAGGGCAACCTGCTGGAGATCACGGAGTGA
- a CDS encoding alpha/beta hydrolase-fold protein, which translates to MIPRIVAAAALLVTSAADAQLTLRLRVPPSTPADSPVYIAGGFNGWNPGNPDYRLARGGDGEYAITLPESVRGPIEFKFTRGSWEKVEVDSTGGGVANRRFFVPASGAATWTGAVAGWQDPRKIAPRPHTATSSVTVLDTAFSIPQLGRTRRVWIYLPPDYATSHRRYPVLYMHDGQNVFDNATSGFGEWEVDETLDSLHARGDRGVIVVAVDHGGTKRLDEYSPFRNPRYGGGEGDAYVDFLARTLKPYIDRRYRTLPDRLHTGVAGSSMGGLISLYAALKYPEVFGRAGIFSPAFWFSEQNYAFARAARPLPGTRLYFVGGAREGDQPALYVEGQRAMIDTLRAAGFQVGTQMDAMIRADGTHQEWFWRREFPYAYQWLFPDNRRTVRR; encoded by the coding sequence ATGATTCCGCGCATCGTCGCGGCGGCGGCGCTGCTGGTCACTTCCGCGGCAGATGCGCAGCTGACGCTGAGGCTGCGCGTGCCGCCGTCGACGCCGGCGGACTCGCCCGTCTACATCGCCGGCGGCTTCAACGGCTGGAATCCCGGGAACCCCGACTACCGCCTGGCGCGCGGCGGCGACGGCGAGTACGCCATCACCCTGCCGGAATCCGTGCGCGGGCCGATCGAGTTCAAGTTCACCCGCGGCTCGTGGGAAAAGGTGGAGGTCGACAGCACGGGCGGCGGCGTCGCCAACCGCCGCTTCTTCGTCCCCGCCTCCGGCGCGGCGACGTGGACGGGCGCCGTGGCGGGGTGGCAGGACCCGCGGAAGATCGCGCCGCGGCCGCACACCGCGACGTCGTCGGTCACCGTGCTCGACACCGCCTTCTCCATCCCGCAGCTGGGGCGGACGCGGCGCGTGTGGATCTATCTCCCGCCCGATTACGCCACGTCGCATCGCCGCTACCCCGTGCTGTACATGCACGACGGGCAGAACGTGTTCGACAACGCGACGAGCGGCTTCGGCGAGTGGGAGGTGGACGAGACGCTCGACTCGCTGCACGCGCGCGGCGACCGCGGGGTGATCGTCGTGGCCGTCGACCACGGCGGGACCAAGCGGCTGGACGAGTACTCGCCCTTCCGCAACCCGCGCTACGGCGGCGGCGAGGGCGACGCGTACGTCGACTTCCTGGCGCGCACGCTCAAGCCGTACATCGACCGCCGCTACCGCACGCTCCCCGACCGGCTGCACACGGGCGTCGCGGGCTCGAGCATGGGCGGGCTGATCTCGCTCTACGCGGCGCTCAAATATCCCGAGGTGTTCGGGCGAGCGGGGATCTTCTCGCCCGCGTTCTGGTTCTCGGAGCAGAACTACGCCTTCGCGCGCGCCGCCAGGCCGCTGCCGGGGACGCGCCTGTACTTCGTCGGGGGCGCGCGCGAGGGAGACCAGCCGGCGCTCTACGTCGAGGGCCAGCGGGCGATGATCGACACGCTGCGCGCGGCCGGCTTTCAGGTGGGCACGCAGATGGACGCCATGATCCGCGCCGACGGCACGCACCAGGAGTGGTTCTGGCGCCGCGAGTTCCCGTACGCGTACCAGTGGCTCTTCCCCGACAACCGCCGGACGGTGCGGCGGTGA
- a CDS encoding DUF6174 domain-containing protein has protein sequence MRLQATLLALLCTLSSTAWSQTNPPAPADTTRMPTDTMQPAASRPEPAPRFNRDSASAAQKAALDAARRAWSERGPSSYAYTLTIICFCNYRGDYAVEVRRGRITSVGLPRLLPMTTEPGTAARLAYILTVPQLFDRARREARADRLGPATYHPELGYPTEMILGDGMNMGTPDNPNFIGYRISDLRPL, from the coding sequence ATGCGGCTCCAGGCCACCCTGCTCGCGCTCCTCTGCACGCTGTCGTCCACCGCGTGGAGCCAGACGAATCCACCGGCGCCTGCCGACACCACGCGGATGCCGACGGACACCATGCAGCCCGCGGCTTCCCGTCCGGAACCCGCGCCGCGGTTCAACCGCGACTCCGCATCTGCCGCCCAGAAGGCGGCGCTGGACGCAGCGCGGCGCGCATGGAGCGAGCGCGGGCCGTCGAGCTATGCGTACACCCTGACGATCATCTGCTTCTGCAACTACCGTGGCGACTACGCGGTGGAGGTGCGTCGCGGGCGCATCACGTCGGTGGGGCTTCCGCGGCTGCTACCCATGACGACCGAGCCCGGGACAGCCGCCCGCCTAGCGTACATCCTCACCGTTCCGCAGCTCTTCGACCGGGCCAGGAGAGAGGCGCGGGCGGACCGCCTCGGCCCGGCCACGTACCACCCCGAGCTGGGCTATCCCACCGAGATGATCCTCGGCGACGGGATGAACATGGGCACGCCCGACAACCCCAACTTCATCGGGTACCGCATCAGCGACCTGCGCCCGCTGTAG
- a CDS encoding glycoside hydrolase family 97 protein gives MRRVEMGRSSRRLVRIAVAAGLAALASPAVAQQEMRVASPDGRNRVTVGVREGQLWYAVTRDGKNILMPSRLGFAFRGGDSLRTGLRITGASRDSANTVWTQPWGEVARVRDHHRELRVRVAEDRAPGRRFAVVFRVFDDGLGFRYEVSDSAGFREFEMMEELTEFAFADNGRAWWIPSTCCDPDRQERLYSSGPISRLDSVQTPLTLQLTSGVQVVVHEANLVDYAGMYLVNTREGGRTLRSYLAKWADGVAVRGTAPFVTPWRTLQLADRVEDLAPSVLTLNLNPPSRIQNTSWIRPMKYNGIWWGMHINTQTWGSGPKHGATTANTRRYLDFAAANGLGGTLVEGWNTGWDVDWFNTGKANFSFTQPYPDFDLPGLAAYARQKGLTLIGHHETATVIGNYERQLDSAMALYQRVGVRAVKTGYVGDYTEQGHAHQGQFMVRHHRRVIETAARYGLMVDVHEPIKDTGERRTWPNIMAREGARGMEYNAWGGEGGNPPEHETILFFTRMLTGPMDFTPGIFDLLLRSANGQPRRPEEPRPRTTLAKQLALYVVLYSPLQMAADLPENYEGQPAFQFIRDVAVDWDTTRVLQGRIGDYVLVARKQRGADTWFFGAITDEEGRTFDVPLGFLTPGRRYVAEIYADGPGANWRDNPLPVAISRQNVTSATRLRVVLAPGGGQAIRIRPAP, from the coding sequence ATGAGGAGAGTGGAGATGGGGAGATCGTCGCGGAGGCTGGTTCGCATCGCCGTGGCCGCGGGACTGGCCGCGCTGGCGTCGCCGGCGGTGGCGCAGCAGGAGATGCGCGTGGCCTCGCCCGACGGGCGCAACCGGGTGACGGTGGGCGTGCGCGAGGGGCAGCTCTGGTACGCGGTCACCCGCGACGGGAAGAACATCCTCATGCCGTCGCGGCTGGGGTTCGCGTTCCGCGGGGGTGACTCGCTGCGCACCGGCTTGCGCATCACCGGCGCGTCGCGCGACTCGGCCAACACCGTGTGGACGCAGCCCTGGGGCGAGGTGGCGCGCGTGCGCGACCATCACCGCGAGCTGCGCGTTCGCGTCGCGGAGGACAGGGCGCCCGGCCGCCGCTTCGCCGTGGTCTTCCGCGTGTTCGACGACGGGCTCGGCTTCCGCTACGAGGTGTCGGACAGCGCCGGCTTCCGCGAGTTCGAGATGATGGAGGAGCTCACCGAGTTCGCCTTCGCCGACAACGGGCGGGCGTGGTGGATCCCCTCCACCTGCTGCGACCCCGACCGCCAGGAGCGCCTGTACTCGTCGGGCCCCATCAGCCGGCTCGACAGCGTGCAGACGCCGCTGACGCTGCAGCTGACCAGCGGCGTGCAGGTCGTCGTCCACGAGGCCAACCTGGTCGACTACGCGGGGATGTACCTGGTGAACACGCGCGAGGGCGGGCGGACGCTGCGGTCGTACCTCGCCAAGTGGGCGGACGGCGTGGCGGTGCGGGGGACGGCGCCCTTCGTCACCCCCTGGCGCACCCTCCAGCTCGCCGACCGGGTGGAGGACCTGGCGCCCTCCGTCCTCACCCTCAACCTCAATCCCCCCAGCCGGATCCAGAACACCAGCTGGATCAGGCCGATGAAGTACAACGGCATCTGGTGGGGGATGCACATCAACACGCAGACCTGGGGCTCCGGTCCGAAGCACGGGGCCACGACGGCCAACACCCGACGCTACCTCGACTTCGCCGCGGCCAACGGGCTGGGCGGCACGCTGGTGGAGGGGTGGAACACGGGGTGGGACGTGGACTGGTTCAACACGGGGAAGGCCAACTTCTCCTTCACCCAGCCCTATCCCGACTTCGACCTGCCGGGGCTGGCGGCCTACGCGCGGCAGAAGGGGCTCACGCTGATCGGCCACCACGAGACGGCCACGGTGATCGGCAACTACGAGCGGCAGCTGGACTCGGCGATGGCGCTGTACCAGCGCGTGGGCGTGCGCGCGGTGAAGACCGGCTACGTGGGCGACTACACCGAACAGGGGCACGCGCACCAGGGGCAGTTCATGGTGCGCCACCACCGCCGGGTGATCGAGACGGCGGCGCGCTACGGGCTGATGGTGGACGTGCACGAGCCCATCAAGGACACCGGCGAGCGGCGTACCTGGCCCAACATCATGGCCCGCGAGGGCGCGCGGGGGATGGAGTACAACGCGTGGGGCGGGGAAGGCGGCAACCCGCCCGAGCACGAGACCATCCTCTTCTTCACGCGGATGCTGACCGGGCCGATGGACTTCACCCCGGGGATCTTCGACCTGCTCCTCCGCAGCGCCAACGGCCAGCCGCGCCGCCCCGAGGAGCCGCGGCCGCGCACCACGCTCGCGAAGCAGCTCGCCCTGTACGTCGTGCTCTACTCGCCGCTGCAGATGGCGGCGGACCTGCCCGAGAACTACGAGGGGCAGCCCGCCTTCCAGTTCATCCGCGACGTGGCGGTGGACTGGGATACCACGCGCGTGCTGCAGGGCCGCATCGGCGACTACGTCCTCGTCGCGCGGAAGCAGCGCGGCGCCGACACCTGGTTCTTCGGCGCCATCACCGACGAGGAGGGGCGCACCTTCGACGTGCCGCTCGGCTTCCTCACCCCCGGGCGCCGCTACGTCGCGGAGATCTACGCCGACGGCCCCGGCGCCAACTGGCGCGACAACCCGCTCCCCGTCGCCATCTCGCGGCAGAACGTGACCAGCGCGACGCGGCTGCGCGTGGTGCTGGCGCCCGGCGGCGGCCAGGCCATCCGCATCCGTCCGGCGCCGTGA
- a CDS encoding alpha-amylase family protein translates to MVISRFRWILAALLVSTLAACGGGGGGEITPPPVEPPPAGRPSLDPTYRPSGHMAAGDVFVHLFEWRWTDIATECETVLGPAGFAAVQVSPPQEHSITPNHDWSERYQPVSYSIDRSRSGTRVEFIDMVSRCRAVGVGIYVDAVINHMTNFPSPGTGSNGTAYSKYSYPGLYTESDFHHPICGVSNYQDAANVQDCELLGLPDLNTGSSSVRQKIADYLIGLARLGVAGFRIDAAKHMQQVELDQILDLVNQTLASEGRPLPYWFLEVIGGSGEALRPQDYFGEGYSTGGAADITEFIFTGVQDKFLGNGGQRISQLNPNGPAGSQFSEAAWGLMPSDKAVVFLQNHDTQHAGGISYRDGQTFRLANVWMLAQPYGYPSILSAYAFNRPAQNDMGPPSDANGWTLPVSCAASLETAAVGQWVCEHRDPYIARMVGFRRRVAGTDVNHWWDDGANAIAFSRGNKGFVAINRNAAAVSTPVATGLPAGTYCDLLTGGRTGASCVGTSIIIDAAGSVQLNLAANTAIAIDAATKL, encoded by the coding sequence GTGGTGATTTCGAGATTTCGCTGGATCCTGGCTGCGCTGCTCGTCTCCACGCTCGCCGCGTGCGGCGGCGGAGGGGGAGGGGAGATTACCCCGCCCCCTGTGGAGCCGCCGCCGGCGGGGCGGCCGTCGCTCGATCCCACCTATCGCCCCAGCGGGCACATGGCGGCGGGCGACGTGTTCGTGCACCTGTTCGAGTGGCGGTGGACCGACATCGCCACGGAGTGCGAGACCGTCCTTGGCCCCGCGGGGTTCGCGGCGGTCCAGGTCTCTCCCCCGCAGGAGCACTCCATCACCCCGAACCACGACTGGAGCGAGCGCTACCAGCCGGTCAGCTACTCCATCGACCGGAGCCGCTCGGGGACGCGCGTCGAGTTCATCGACATGGTGAGCCGGTGCAGGGCGGTGGGCGTGGGGATCTACGTGGACGCGGTCATCAACCACATGACCAACTTTCCCAGCCCGGGGACGGGGAGCAACGGCACCGCGTACAGCAAGTACAGCTATCCCGGCCTCTACACCGAGTCCGACTTCCATCACCCCATCTGCGGCGTCTCGAACTACCAGGACGCCGCCAACGTGCAGGACTGCGAGCTGCTGGGGCTGCCGGATCTCAACACCGGCTCGTCGTCGGTGCGGCAGAAGATCGCGGATTATCTGATCGGCCTGGCGAGATTGGGCGTCGCGGGGTTCCGCATCGACGCCGCGAAGCACATGCAGCAGGTGGAGCTGGACCAGATCCTGGACCTGGTCAACCAGACGCTGGCGAGCGAAGGGCGGCCGCTGCCGTACTGGTTCCTGGAGGTGATCGGCGGCTCGGGCGAGGCGTTGCGTCCGCAGGACTACTTCGGCGAGGGATACTCGACCGGCGGCGCGGCCGACATCACCGAGTTCATCTTCACCGGGGTGCAGGACAAGTTCCTGGGCAACGGCGGGCAGCGCATCTCCCAGCTCAACCCCAACGGCCCGGCGGGGAGCCAGTTCTCCGAGGCGGCGTGGGGGCTGATGCCGTCGGACAAGGCCGTGGTCTTCCTGCAGAACCACGACACGCAGCACGCGGGCGGCATCTCCTACCGCGACGGGCAGACCTTCCGCCTGGCCAACGTGTGGATGCTGGCGCAGCCCTACGGCTATCCCTCCATCCTCTCCGCCTACGCGTTCAACCGCCCGGCGCAGAACGACATGGGCCCGCCCAGCGACGCGAACGGTTGGACGCTCCCCGTCAGCTGCGCCGCGAGCCTGGAGACGGCGGCGGTGGGGCAGTGGGTGTGCGAGCACCGCGACCCGTACATCGCGCGGATGGTGGGCTTCCGCCGGCGGGTGGCGGGGACGGACGTGAATCACTGGTGGGACGACGGCGCCAACGCGATCGCCTTCTCGCGCGGCAACAAGGGCTTCGTGGCGATCAACCGCAACGCCGCCGCCGTCTCCACCCCGGTGGCGACGGGCCTCCCCGCGGGGACGTACTGCGACCTGCTGACCGGCGGCCGCACCGGCGCGTCGTGCGTGGGCACGAGCATCATCATCGATGCGGCGGGATCGGTGCAGCTCAACCTGGCCGCGAACACCGCCATCGCCATCGACGCCGCGACGAAGCTGTGA